One segment of Vicugna pacos unplaced genomic scaffold, VicPac4 scaffold_20, whole genome shotgun sequence DNA contains the following:
- the LOC140693987 gene encoding uncharacterized protein, translated as MPQHLVSQLTGLSCTEENEFGLNNTSTYLASWTLGLRAALPHTGAYDNCLPSAPPVHVSPSTFPRLPSSSPILPPSVPLLSQDPERIAGPPAHAQLLPAGPRVGSSSSEPGIGPNGFSALSPCRPLATAWGRGLWLWKCKVRGYRERGEAAAGGRSACHSPPGRQSACVQLDCSGQTPLPAPPAPAPRPQLSRARCAPAPLGPAGLPSVRGWRPLPLSRRRVLPSRSSSPWPPTRPHHWAGCVPGGRGLHTRTGRAAWAGAGAGLRAGLQPASPTPLSLPRDPGAAFLSLSRSLRSRLAAWALLPRLRARGCNSQLLLVESGKGSGSAEGASVSLIRISAPDKYLEHFQPPVEWFPELL; from the exons atgccccaacacttggtctcccaacttactggcctgtcctgcactgaggagaatgaatttggactcaataacacttctacctacctagcaagttggacactgggactgagggcagctctcccacacacaggggcctacg ataactgccttccctctgctcctcctgtccatgtgtctccctccacttttccccgcctcccctcctcctcccctattctccctccctcggttccccttctctctcaggacccagagcggatcgctggccctcctgcgcatgcgcagttgctgccagctggaccgcgggttggaagctccagctccgagccggggatcggccccaatggcttctcagctctgtcgccctgtaggcctttggctactgcctggggccggggcctctggctgtggaagtgcaaggtgaggggatatcgggaaaggggtgaggcggctgcgggagggcggtcggcgtgtcacagccccccagggcgccagtcagcgtgtgttcagctggattgctcgggccagacccctctgcccgcgccacctgccccggcgccccggccacagctgtccagggccaggtgtgcccctgcgcctcttggcccagccgggctcccctcagtccgcggctggcgtccgcttcccctctcccgccggcgagtcctcccctcccggtcttcctctccttggccgccgacccgtccccaccactgggcgggctgtgtcccgggcgggcggggtctgcacacccggacggggcgggcggcttgggctggggctggggctggcctccgagcggggctgcagcccgcgtcccccaccccgctctccctgccccgcgaccccggggctgccttcctctccctttcccgatccctgaggtccagattagcggcgtgggcgctgctccccaggctgagagcccgcggctgtaactcccagcttctcctggtggagtcgggaaaagggagcggcagtgctgagggagcttctgtctccttgatcaggatttctgccccagataagtaccttgaacactttcag